The following proteins come from a genomic window of Triticum aestivum cultivar Chinese Spring chromosome 6A, IWGSC CS RefSeq v2.1, whole genome shotgun sequence:
- the LOC123131311 gene encoding germin-like protein 1-1: MARLQLSVVAACAVLLALVAPSIAGDPDMLQDVCVADLASPIKINGFPCKANITADDFFFAGLKKAGNTNNPAGSVVTAANVLSFPGVNTLGVSMARIDYAVGGQNPPHTHPRATEIIFVTEGTLEVGFITTANKLFTKVVTVGEVFVFPRGLVHFQQNRGNCSASVIAAFNSQLQGTQAIATTLLAATPPVPTDVLAKAFRVDNEDIDAVKARFN, encoded by the exons ATGGCGAGGCTTCAGCTTTCCGTCGTGGCGGCCTGCGCCGTCCTCCTCGCGCTCGTCGCACCATCCATCGCCGGCGACCCCGACATGCTCCAGGACGTCTGCGTCGCCGACCTGGCATCCC CGATCAAGATCAACGGGTTCCCATGCAAGGCGAACATCACGGCCGACGACTTCTTCTTCGCCGGactcaagaaggccggcaacaccaacaACCCGGCTGGTTCGGTCGTCACCGCGGCTAACGTGCTGTCATTCCCCGGGGTGAACACGCTCGGCGTGTCCATGGCGCGCATCGACTACGCCGTGGGAGGGCAGAACCCGCCGCACACCCACCCGCGCGCCACCGAGATCATTTTCGTCACCGAGGGAACCCTGGAGGTGGGTTTCATCACCACCGCCAACAAGCTCTTCACTAAGGTCGTCACCGTCGGAGAGGTGTTCGTCTTCCCGCGAGGGCTCGTGCACTTCCAGCAGAACAGGGGCAACTGCTCTGCCTCCGTCATCGCCGCCTTCAACAGCCAGCTTCAGGGCACCCAAGCCATCGCCACCACGCTCTTGGCTGCCACACCACCAGTGCCAACCGACGTGCTGGCCAAGGCCTTCAGGGTTGATAACGAAGACATCGACGCCGTCAAGGCCAGGTTCAACTAG